From a single Adhaeribacter swui genomic region:
- a CDS encoding outer membrane beta-barrel protein, which produces MKTIVLLLFSFVVVSNCYAQIPAGTTFIGGSASFSNRTDKNTRNPDIDNKSVSTSYSLYPKAGYFITDNIALGLGINYYSNRTKYKESSIDESFRGKQHSLGINPFARYYKMLGEKIGFFGQFTLSYENGKSKNNDFIYQKQTSFGASLAPGFVFFATPKIGIETTIGNFGYFRYINKYYSQDQNPTEDKTNQLAANVEANNVFLGINFYFGR; this is translated from the coding sequence ATGAAAACAATAGTATTGTTGCTATTTTCTTTTGTTGTTGTTAGTAATTGCTATGCTCAAATTCCGGCAGGTACTACATTTATTGGCGGGAGTGCTTCCTTCTCTAACCGTACTGATAAAAACACCCGAAACCCGGATATAGATAATAAGTCCGTCTCAACCAGTTATAGTTTATACCCTAAAGCGGGTTATTTTATAACCGACAACATTGCCTTGGGCTTGGGCATTAATTATTACAGTAACCGAACTAAATACAAAGAGAGTAGCATAGATGAATCATTCAGGGGTAAACAACACTCCTTGGGCATTAACCCTTTTGCGCGTTATTATAAAATGTTGGGTGAAAAAATCGGGTTTTTCGGGCAGTTTACTTTATCTTATGAGAATGGGAAAAGTAAAAACAACGATTTTATTTACCAGAAACAAACTTCCTTTGGGGCTAGTCTAGCTCCAGGTTTTGTATTTTTCGCTACCCCTAAAATCGGCATTGAAACTACCATTGGCAATTTTGGTTACTTTCGCTACATAAATAAATACTATTCCCAAGATCAGAATCCTACAGAAGATAAGACGAACCAATTGGCGGCGAATGTGGAAGCCAATAACGTGTTTCTGGGCATAAATTTTTATTTCGGCCGTTAA
- a CDS encoding NUDIX domain-containing protein, translating to MKIINKEIAYDGHFKLYKVKLQDDDNVLERELFDTGEAVAALVFDTARNQYIFVKQYRMAANDKMLEIVAGMHDNPNESLEAAACREIEEEIGYAVDTIIPIATYYSSPGAFAEKISLFYAEVSHKKSEGGGLAEEHENIEIVEVAPPDLSTLPLNDGKTLIAVQWALLQKQK from the coding sequence ATGAAAATAATTAATAAAGAAATTGCGTACGACGGCCATTTTAAATTGTATAAAGTAAAGTTACAGGATGATGATAATGTGCTGGAGCGGGAGCTGTTTGATACGGGCGAGGCCGTAGCCGCTTTGGTTTTTGATACCGCCCGGAATCAGTATATTTTTGTTAAACAATACCGGATGGCCGCTAACGATAAAATGCTGGAAATAGTGGCCGGCATGCACGATAACCCCAACGAAAGTTTAGAAGCAGCAGCTTGCCGGGAGATAGAAGAAGAAATTGGCTATGCCGTAGATACCATTATCCCAATTGCCACTTACTACTCTTCGCCGGGGGCTTTTGCCGAAAAAATAAGCTTGTTTTATGCCGAAGTAAGCCATAAAAAATCGGAGGGGGGAGGCTTAGCCGAAGAACACGAAAACATTGAAATTGTAGAAGTAGCGCCGCCGGATTTAAGTACTTTGCCCCTAAACGATGGTAAAACCTTAATTGCGGTACAATGGGCTTTGCTTCAAAAACAAAAGTAA
- a CDS encoding GyrI-like domain-containing protein, producing the protein MGNKKFLLAILLLLVIGFGFYGYLGGFNPVQVIRTTSKPVYVAGKYFHGNMQDKALGTYFQEAAKLLEDKKVPGYLGNIYYNNPEETNDSIQAFIGIVVPDSTVQLPAGYELRQWPGSRPVVQASVKAHFFLAPNKLYAGLFDYAKKNKLNIKKQYLEEFPKDRYGRVQAQLAN; encoded by the coding sequence GTGGGAAACAAAAAGTTTTTGCTGGCCATCCTTTTGCTTTTAGTAATTGGCTTTGGGTTTTACGGGTATTTGGGTGGTTTTAATCCGGTGCAGGTTATCCGTACTACTTCTAAGCCGGTGTATGTAGCCGGTAAATACTTCCACGGTAACATGCAGGATAAAGCTTTAGGTACTTACTTTCAGGAGGCCGCTAAACTGCTGGAAGATAAAAAAGTACCCGGCTACTTAGGCAACATTTACTATAATAACCCCGAAGAAACAAACGATAGCATCCAGGCTTTTATTGGTATTGTAGTACCCGATTCAACGGTGCAGTTGCCCGCCGGTTATGAGCTGCGTCAATGGCCCGGGAGTCGGCCAGTGGTGCAGGCTTCAGTTAAAGCTCATTTTTTTCTCGCTCCCAATAAGCTTTACGCTGGGTTGTTTGATTATGCCAAGAAAAATAAATTAAATATAAAAAAGCAGTACTTAGAGGAGTTTCCAAAAGACCGTTATGGCCGGGTGCAAGCCCAATTAGCTAATTAA
- a CDS encoding META domain-containing protein yields the protein MNSLFVRVVFAAIVLTFWACSVNSKRSYISNISLESGKWVLIDLNGEEVVKQNSERPIYLEFNGTDQKVAGFAGCNRLFGAYSNQGSTISFSRVSSTKLICPDYELENNFVASLQRINRYQIDGEKLLLFNQNNLIATLRLLTD from the coding sequence ATGAACTCCCTCTTTGTTCGGGTTGTATTTGCCGCAATCGTGCTTACCTTTTGGGCATGCTCGGTTAATAGCAAACGGTCTTACATTTCTAATATTTCTTTAGAAAGTGGCAAGTGGGTGTTAATTGATTTAAACGGAGAAGAAGTAGTAAAACAGAACTCAGAACGGCCTATTTACCTTGAATTTAATGGTACCGACCAAAAAGTTGCTGGTTTTGCGGGTTGCAATCGTTTGTTTGGGGCTTATAGCAACCAAGGCAGTACCATTAGTTTTTCGCGCGTAAGCTCTACTAAACTGATTTGCCCGGACTATGAATTAGAAAACAATTTTGTGGCAAGTTTGCAACGCATCAACCGGTACCAGATAGACGGAGAAAAGCTCTTATTATTCAACCAGAATAACTTAATAGCTACTCTGCGCCTTTTAACCGACTAA
- the truA gene encoding tRNA pseudouridine(38-40) synthase TruA codes for MRYFLEVAYDGTNYHGWQIQPNAVTVQQVLNDCLSTVLRETIETVGSGRTDTGVHAEQQFVHLDVSRKLNIEEACYRFNRILPHDIAVKNMYEVLPDAHARYDAIARTYEYRISLVNNPFLHAYSHYLGRRPNIEAMNEAAAALLNFEDFTTFSKVKGETKHYRCQIFRADWQLQQDSLCFTIRANRFLRGMVRLVVGTLLDVGSGKLTVANFKDIVASQDRRLASAAAPAAGLFLTKVEYPTNYFLPE; via the coding sequence ATGCGCTATTTCCTTGAAGTTGCTTACGACGGAACCAATTACCACGGCTGGCAAATACAGCCCAATGCCGTTACTGTGCAACAGGTTCTTAACGATTGCCTTAGTACCGTTTTGCGCGAAACTATTGAAACCGTGGGCAGTGGGCGAACCGATACAGGCGTACACGCCGAGCAGCAATTTGTGCACCTGGATGTTAGCCGTAAGTTAAACATAGAAGAAGCTTGTTACCGGTTTAACCGGATTTTACCGCACGATATTGCCGTAAAAAATATGTACGAAGTGCTGCCCGATGCTCACGCCCGTTACGACGCCATAGCCCGAACGTACGAATACCGCATTAGCCTGGTAAATAATCCTTTTCTGCACGCGTATAGCCATTATCTAGGCCGAAGGCCCAATATAGAAGCCATGAACGAAGCGGCCGCGGCCTTGCTGAACTTCGAAGATTTTACCACTTTTTCTAAAGTAAAAGGCGAAACAAAGCATTACCGGTGCCAGATCTTCCGGGCCGATTGGCAATTGCAGCAAGATAGCCTGTGTTTTACGATCCGGGCCAACCGGTTTTTGCGCGGCATGGTGCGTTTGGTAGTAGGTACTTTGTTAGATGTGGGCAGCGGCAAATTAACCGTAGCAAATTTTAAAGATATTGTAGCAAGCCAAGACCGGCGCTTGGCTAGCGCGGCCGCTCCGGCCGCTGGGTTATTTTTAACTAAAGTAGAATACCCAACAAACTATTTCTTACCAGAATAG
- a CDS encoding ABC transporter ATP-binding protein: MEPTKNTKIGKAFDYYILRRLYAFVKPYQKIFYFLIFLTVASALLAAVRPFLIQYTVDEYIMVGNFPGLNQMFMWLAVLLVGHSVVSYLHTYFAGWLGQHIVRDIRVVLYRHVLKLRLKFYDRTPIGTLVTRNVSDVEQLSDVFSEGLAAMIGDVLQLAFILGYMLYIDWKLTLVSLSMFPLLFVSTYIFKEKVKSSFQEVRTAVANLNAFVQEHITGMSIVQIFNSEAREMQKFEKINQEHTRAQIRNVLYYSIYFPVAEVIGAAGTGLLVWYGAKGVLNQDVTLGVLIAFIMYISMFFRPIRQIADRFNTLQLGVVSTDRILKLLDSNELISDTGHYAPATIKGDVQFEKVWFAYNNEEWVLRDISFTVKAGQTVAFVGATGAGKTSIINLLSRFYEINKGTIRVDDHDLKEYDLSVLRRHIGVVLQDVFLFSGSIADNITLGNKDITTEQIWQAAELVGADKFIQRLPGGLDYKVMERGATLSVGQRQLISFVRAMVYDPRIIILDEATSSVDSETEELIQYAIQQLMQGRTSIVIAHRLSTIQKADKIIVMDKGEVKEAGTHDELMQHEGYYTQLYKMQYKEVI, from the coding sequence TTGGAACCAACAAAGAATACAAAAATAGGGAAGGCCTTTGATTACTATATTTTACGGCGGTTATACGCCTTTGTAAAGCCTTACCAGAAAATATTTTACTTTCTTATATTTTTAACCGTAGCATCGGCTTTGCTGGCCGCGGTACGGCCTTTTTTAATTCAATATACGGTTGATGAATACATCATGGTCGGGAACTTTCCGGGTTTAAACCAGATGTTTATGTGGTTGGCTGTTCTGCTGGTTGGTCACTCCGTAGTTTCGTACCTGCATACGTATTTTGCCGGCTGGCTCGGGCAACACATTGTGCGCGATATTCGGGTGGTGCTGTACCGGCATGTTTTAAAACTGCGCTTAAAATTTTACGATCGTACGCCCATTGGTACTTTGGTAACCCGCAATGTATCGGATGTAGAGCAATTATCGGATGTGTTTAGCGAAGGCCTGGCCGCTATGATTGGAGATGTGCTGCAATTAGCCTTTATTCTGGGCTACATGCTTTACATCGACTGGAAACTGACCCTGGTTAGCTTGTCTATGTTCCCGCTGCTTTTTGTGAGTACCTATATTTTTAAAGAAAAAGTAAAATCTTCGTTTCAGGAAGTGCGTACCGCCGTTGCTAACCTCAACGCTTTTGTGCAGGAGCATATCACCGGCATGAGCATTGTGCAAATCTTTAACAGCGAAGCCCGCGAAATGCAAAAATTTGAAAAAATTAACCAGGAGCATACGCGCGCTCAAATCAGAAACGTACTTTATTATTCTATTTACTTTCCGGTAGCCGAAGTAATTGGAGCGGCCGGTACCGGCTTGCTGGTTTGGTACGGCGCAAAAGGTGTTTTAAACCAGGATGTTACTTTGGGGGTGCTTATTGCCTTTATCATGTATATTTCCATGTTTTTCCGGCCCATCCGGCAAATTGCCGACCGATTTAACACGTTACAGTTAGGCGTAGTAAGTACCGACCGGATTTTAAAATTATTAGATAGCAACGAGTTAATTTCGGATACCGGGCATTACGCCCCCGCTACCATTAAAGGCGATGTGCAGTTCGAGAAGGTGTGGTTTGCTTATAACAACGAAGAATGGGTGCTGCGCGATATTTCTTTTACGGTAAAGGCCGGACAAACCGTAGCTTTTGTGGGGGCAACCGGGGCTGGTAAAACGTCTATCATCAACTTGCTAAGCCGGTTTTACGAAATTAATAAAGGTACTATTCGCGTAGACGACCACGACTTAAAAGAATACGATTTAAGCGTTTTGCGACGGCATATTGGGGTGGTGTTGCAAGATGTGTTCTTGTTTTCGGGTTCTATTGCCGATAACATTACTTTGGGCAATAAGGATATCACCACCGAACAAATCTGGCAAGCCGCTGAACTGGTAGGTGCCGATAAATTTATTCAACGCTTACCGGGTGGCTTGGATTATAAGGTAATGGAGCGGGGGGCTACTTTGTCGGTAGGGCAGCGTCAGCTTATTTCGTTTGTGCGGGCCATGGTATACGATCCGCGGATTATAATTCTGGACGAAGCTACCTCCTCCGTCGATTCCGAAACCGAAGAATTGATTCAATACGCCATTCAGCAATTAATGCAGGGCCGCACTTCTATTGTTATTGCGCACCGGCTATCTACCATTCAAAAAGCAGATAAAATTATTGTAATGGATAAAGGAGAAGTAAAAGAAGCCGGCACCCACGACGAACTCATGCAGCACGAAGGCTATTATACCCAACTGTATAAAATGCAATACAAAGAGGTTATTTAA
- the hemW gene encoding radical SAM family heme chaperone HemW produces the protein MAGLYIHIPFCKQACHYCDFHFSTSMRRKQDVVQAICQELALQHSYLSGEAIQTIYFGGGTPSLLTEAELAAIFDTIHRYFTVVPEAEITLEANPDDLNLIKLQELQNSPVNRLSIGLQSFHEPHLRLMNRAHSATESFNAVKTAQDAGFTNITVDLIYGIPASDHAIWEKDLEQVFALQIPHVSSYALTIEPRTALGNWTKKGTFQPSEDEFVASQFELLLAHMAQNGYEQYEISNFCKPGWESRHNSNYWRGVSYLGVGPSAHSFNGTSRQYNIANNAKYLAALEHHQIPATVEILSAADQANEYLMTTLRTSWGCDLKILKKRFGFNLPQLHGTYLHQLIRRGLATMENEKLILTNSGKLLADQITLDLFITE, from the coding sequence TTGGCTGGCCTTTATATTCACATTCCGTTTTGCAAGCAAGCCTGCCATTACTGCGACTTCCATTTTAGTACTTCTATGCGCCGGAAGCAAGACGTGGTACAAGCTATTTGCCAAGAACTTGCTTTGCAACACTCCTATTTATCCGGCGAAGCAATCCAAACGATTTATTTTGGCGGTGGTACCCCTTCCCTACTTACCGAAGCCGAGCTAGCTGCTATTTTCGATACAATTCACCGGTACTTTACGGTTGTACCCGAGGCCGAAATAACATTAGAAGCCAATCCTGATGATTTAAACCTCATTAAATTACAGGAACTGCAAAACTCGCCGGTAAATCGATTAAGTATTGGCCTGCAATCGTTTCATGAACCGCATCTGCGTTTAATGAACCGGGCCCACTCCGCTACGGAGTCGTTTAATGCCGTTAAAACAGCTCAGGATGCTGGTTTTACCAATATTACCGTTGATTTAATTTACGGCATCCCGGCCTCCGACCATGCTATCTGGGAGAAAGATTTAGAACAGGTTTTTGCCTTGCAAATACCCCACGTATCGAGTTACGCCCTTACCATAGAACCCAGAACTGCTTTAGGAAATTGGACAAAAAAAGGCACGTTCCAGCCCAGCGAAGATGAGTTTGTAGCATCTCAGTTCGAGTTACTACTGGCGCACATGGCACAAAACGGGTACGAACAATACGAAATTTCTAATTTTTGTAAACCTGGCTGGGAATCGCGGCATAACAGCAATTACTGGCGAGGCGTTTCGTACCTGGGGGTTGGGCCAAGTGCGCATTCTTTTAATGGTACTTCCCGGCAGTATAATATAGCTAATAACGCAAAATACTTAGCGGCTTTAGAGCACCACCAAATTCCCGCCACCGTGGAAATACTATCTGCTGCCGATCAGGCCAATGAATATTTAATGACCACCCTGCGCACCAGTTGGGGCTGCGATTTAAAAATTTTAAAAAAACGATTCGGTTTTAATTTACCGCAGTTACATGGCACCTACCTGCACCAGCTTATCCGGCGGGGTTTGGCTACTATGGAAAATGAAAAGCTCATCTTAACTAATTCCGGCAAACTGCTAGCCGACCAAATCACCCTGGATTTATTTATCACGGAGTAG
- a CDS encoding DUF4293 domain-containing protein, whose product MIQRIQSVFLFLIAIAMICVLFLPIWSKTDTDGQQYVLNAFSLAAISTPDATGATPAPVSKSTIVIAILAILAALVALYEIFQYKNRLTQMKLGFLNTLLLAGLMGSCFYYVSYVGEDMVKGAGRGEYEAGFYFPLIALALNALANRFIRKDEQLVRSVDRLR is encoded by the coding sequence ATGATTCAAAGAATTCAATCCGTTTTTCTGTTTCTAATAGCCATTGCCATGATTTGTGTATTGTTCTTGCCTATTTGGTCTAAAACCGATACGGATGGACAGCAATATGTTTTAAATGCTTTTTCTTTAGCCGCCATAAGCACTCCAGATGCTACGGGCGCCACTCCGGCACCTGTTTCTAAATCTACTATTGTAATTGCTATACTGGCTATATTGGCAGCGTTGGTGGCCTTGTACGAAATATTTCAATACAAAAACCGCTTAACACAAATGAAACTGGGCTTTTTAAATACCCTTTTATTGGCCGGTTTAATGGGCAGTTGCTTTTATTATGTGTCGTACGTGGGCGAAGACATGGTAAAAGGCGCTGGCCGCGGCGAATACGAGGCGGGTTTTTATTTTCCTTTGATTGCTTTAGCTTTAAATGCTTTAGCTAACCGCTTTATCCGGAAAGATGAGCAACTGGTTCGTTCGGTAGACCGGTTGCGGTAA
- a CDS encoding BamA/TamA family outer membrane protein yields MYKAGISCIFFLLVSFAGWAQREVNLTIQTSDKDREVLRKYVYPARFPDSVAARQGLRSLMLQLQQDGYLMTSVDTCYLKNNELYSRFFIGDKYHWARLRNGNIGNSLLAQAGYKEKLYTNKPFLPGEWVKLQEAVLTQAENNGYPFARVRLDSLEITDNQIEAAAIVDKGPLIQFDSLHIAGDTKTTRRFLSQYLQIFPGQVYDQQKIKNLPRLLRQLPYLEIVQPPLLQFGKNRARLYLFLNDKKANQFDGIVGFLPDPGGNTQKLLVTGELNLDIKNIKGSGKALGLHWRKVQRGSQLLDANYIHPNFLGSPLELGFSFNLYKQDSAFITLKPRLQFGFNTPKAGKITFFTEFQNSRLLLSSVSLQERRDSVPIADFTYTAYGLQYLRQTLDDLYFPRQGYQVTAQTAVGNKSIKRNISREASYYDSIRLKTTQLSMSLLGEYYFKLQRRSVVLTRLKGEALVNPQLFYNDLFRLGGLNTLRGFPEYSFYASRYAVSTLEYRLFTGPDSYVLLFYDQGYYRRFLGQDRVQEYPFGLGTGISFSTGAGLFQFIYSVGQSKALNQPISLNYSRIHFGLTSRF; encoded by the coding sequence ATGTACAAAGCCGGCATTTCCTGTATTTTCTTTTTGCTGGTCAGCTTTGCAGGTTGGGCTCAGCGGGAAGTAAATCTTACCATTCAAACTTCGGATAAAGATCGAGAAGTTCTGCGAAAATACGTTTATCCAGCCCGTTTTCCCGATTCGGTAGCTGCTCGGCAAGGCTTACGCAGCCTTATGCTGCAACTACAGCAAGATGGTTATTTAATGACTTCCGTAGATACCTGTTACTTGAAGAATAACGAGTTATATAGCCGTTTTTTTATCGGAGATAAATACCACTGGGCTCGGTTGCGCAACGGCAACATTGGTAACAGTTTGCTGGCACAGGCGGGGTACAAAGAAAAATTATATACCAACAAACCTTTTTTACCCGGCGAATGGGTGAAATTGCAGGAAGCCGTACTAACCCAGGCCGAAAATAACGGTTATCCGTTTGCACGTGTGCGTTTAGATTCTTTGGAAATAACCGATAACCAAATCGAGGCCGCCGCTATCGTGGACAAAGGCCCGTTAATCCAGTTTGATTCGCTGCATATTGCCGGCGATACCAAAACTACCCGGCGGTTCTTAAGCCAGTATCTGCAAATTTTCCCGGGGCAGGTATACGATCAACAAAAAATTAAAAATTTGCCCCGCCTTCTGCGCCAATTGCCTTACCTGGAAATTGTGCAACCCCCATTGCTGCAGTTCGGGAAAAATCGGGCGCGGTTGTATTTGTTTTTAAATGATAAAAAAGCAAACCAATTTGATGGTATTGTGGGTTTTCTGCCCGACCCGGGAGGTAACACCCAAAAACTGCTGGTTACCGGCGAATTAAATTTAGATATTAAAAATATAAAGGGTAGCGGTAAAGCCTTGGGTTTGCATTGGCGTAAAGTGCAGCGTGGTTCTCAACTACTCGATGCCAATTATATTCATCCTAACTTTTTAGGGTCGCCGTTGGAGTTAGGCTTTTCTTTTAATTTGTATAAACAAGATTCGGCTTTTATTACCCTAAAACCACGGTTGCAATTCGGTTTTAACACGCCTAAAGCGGGTAAGATTACCTTTTTTACCGAATTTCAAAATTCTAGATTGCTGCTATCATCGGTTAGCTTGCAGGAGCGCCGCGATTCGGTACCTATCGCGGACTTTACGTATACGGCTTATGGCTTGCAGTACCTGCGCCAAACCCTCGATGATTTGTATTTTCCGCGGCAAGGTTATCAGGTAACCGCACAAACGGCAGTAGGTAACAAATCCATCAAGCGAAATATTAGCCGGGAAGCCAGTTATTACGATTCCATCCGTTTAAAAACAACGCAACTATCTATGAGTTTACTCGGCGAGTATTATTTTAAATTACAGCGCCGGAGTGTAGTATTAACCCGTTTAAAAGGAGAAGCTTTAGTAAACCCGCAATTATTTTATAACGATTTGTTTCGGTTGGGTGGCCTGAATACACTGCGCGGCTTTCCGGAATACAGCTTTTATGCTTCGCGCTATGCCGTAAGTACCTTAGAATACCGGCTATTTACCGGTCCGGATTCGTATGTTTTGCTTTTTTACGACCAAGGTTATTACCGCCGCTTTTTAGGACAAGACCGCGTGCAGGAATATCCTTTTGGTTTAGGAACCGGGATAAGTTTTAGTACCGGCGCCGGTTTATTTCAATTTATTTACTCGGTGGGGCAGTCTAAAGCGCTTAACCAACCCATCAGCCTTAACTATTCCCGGATTCACTTTGGATTAACGAGTCGATTTTAA